The genomic region GCCGCTGATGAAGCGCCCGTAGGAACGGCCGAACACTGACCGCGCCAGTTCGGTGCGGCCGGCGCCCATCAGCCCGGCGAAGCCCACGATCTCGCCGCGGCGGACGAAGAAGTTGGAGCCCTTGCAGACCAGGCGGTCCTGGACCTGGGGGTGTCCCACGGTCCAGTTCTTGACCTCGAACAGGACGTCGCCGATCTTGGGTTCGTGGTCCGGGAATCGCGACTCCAGAGTGCGTCCCACCATGCCCTTGATGATGCGGTCCTCGTCGACGCCGTCGGCCTTCACGTTGAGCGTTTCGATGGACTTCCCGTCGCGGATGATGGTGATGGAGTCCGCGATCTGCTCGATCTCGTTGAGCTTGTGGGAAATGATGATCGACGTGATGCCGCGGCCCTTCAGGCCCAGGATCAGGTCCAGCAGGTGCTGGGAGTCGGATTCGTTCAGGGCGGCCGTGGGCTCGTCCAGGATGAGGAGCTTCACGGACTTGTTCAGCGCCTTGGCGATCTCCACCAACTGCTGCTTGCCGACGCCGATTTCCTTGATCGGGGTGTCCGGGTCCTCGCGCAGGCCCACCCGGGCGAGGAGTTCACGGGAGCGGGTGCGGGCCTCGGCCCAGTCGATCACACCACGCTTGACCGGTTCGTTGCCCAGGAAGATGTTCTCGGTGATGGAGAGCTCCGGGATGAGCGCCAGCTCCTGGTGGATGATCACGATGCCCGCGTGCTCGCTGGCCCGGATGTCCTTGAACTGCTGCACCTCGTTTTGGTACACGATGTCGCCGTTGTAGCTGCCATAGGGGTACACGCCGGAGAGGACCTTCATGAGGGTGGACTTTCCGGCGCCGTTTTCCCCGCAGATCGCGTGGATTTCCCCGGCCTTCACCACCAGGTTCACATCGGACAAGGCTTTAACGCCCGGGAATTCCTTGGTAATGGAGCGCATCTCCAGGAGAACCGGCTCGCTCTGCGTGTTGAGGGACGTCATTTGCCCTTACGCCTCCAATGCATTGACTTCGTTGTCTTCCCTGCAAACCACAGGGCCGTCTGATGAAAAAGTAGATGGAGCATGCCCTTGTCGTCAAGTCTTTAACGCAACGGCGGGATAACGAAACGCTACGTGCGGCGGATTCCGGCGTGCTGGAAGACCAGGGATGCGGCGCCCAGGGCCTCCGCCCGGTCATTGAGCGAGGACATGGTCAGGGTGGTGGTTTCGCCGATGACCGGCACGGCGTGCCGGACCAGCCCGCGCCGGATGGGGTCCAGCAGGATGTCGCCTAGCCCCGCCAGGGGGCCGCCCACCACGATCACCTCGGGGTTGATCAGGTTGGCCACATTCCCCAGCGCCCTGCCCACCGCAAGGCCTGCGTCGTCCACCACGCGCAGGGTTGCGGCGTCCCTCGACAGCGCCTTGCGGACGATGTCCTCGGGCGTGAGGGGACGCTCCTCGCCGCGGCTCAGCAGCTCGATCATGGTGGTGGTGGAGGCGATGGTCTCCAGGCACCCCCTGTTGCCACAGCGGCAGATCAGGCCGTGTTCGTGGATGGTCGCGTGGCCGATTTCGCCGGTGATCCCGACGTTGCCGTAGTACGGGTTGCCGTTGAGGATCAGGCCCGCGCCGATGCCGGAGCCGATCTTCATGAACAGCAGGTTGCTGATGCCGCTGTGCGGTCCCCACGTGACCTCGGACAGGGCGCCCAGATTCGAGTCATTGTCTATGAAAATGGGGAACTGGAACGCCTCTTCGAGGCGTTCCTGGATGTCGATGCCCACCCACTCAGGCAGGATTGCCCCCTGCGCGACGGTGCTGGTCCGGCGGTCAATCGGGCCGGGGATTCCGACGCCGGCGCCCACCACGGCGCTGCGCTCCACTCCGCTGTCCGCCAGCAGTTTATCGAGCAGGGCGACGGCCGCTTGGATGCCCTGTTCCGCCTGGTGACCGAGGGGCAGGAGCACCGATTCCTCGGCGATGATGTGGTAGCTGAGCGAGGCGAGAACCACCCGCAGGTGCCGCCGGCCAAAGTCGATGCCCACCGCCACGGCACCGTTGCTGTTGAGCCGGACGTTGAGTGCGCGTCGGCCGGAACTGGTGATCGGCTCCGTGGAGGCGAGGCCAGAGTCCTGCATGATTTTGACGATGTTGGACACTGTCGCGGTGGACAGTCCCGTCTGCCGCGCAAGCTCCGCCTGGGTCGACGGGCCGTTGAGCAGGCATTCGATGATCCGCTGCTGGTTCAGGTGCCTGAGGGCGGATTGCGACCCGGGGTTTTTGGTTCGGCTCCTCGTTGAGCGCGATGGTGAGGGCATGAAATGAACATTGCACCATCAGCAGCCTTGCAGTCAAGAAGTTAACGCAACACCCCCAGCATGCGGAAGGGGCAGGTGCCGGGCAATCCATCCCACGGGCAGCGCTGGGCGGTGCAAATGGGCCGGATCGGCGGCCACGGCCGCGGATACGCTGAAGGAAACGACGTCCAGTGTTGGGCGGGCGTCCCCGAAGACTTGAGGTGATCACAGTGAAGCTGGCACTGATGCAGGCGAACTCCAGTGTTTTGGACATCGAACAGAACTGCGCAGCCATCGACCGGGCGGCTCAGAGGGCCGCGGAAGCGGGTGCTGCCCTGCTCCTGACCCCCGAGCTTTTCCCGGTAGGTTATGCACCGCTGCGCGTCAGGGCGGAGCTGGACCCCGAAACCCTGCCCGGCATCCGGCGTACCCTTGCCGGCATCGCTGCCGCGCGCCGGATTGCCCTGGTCTACAGCCTGCCCGCCGTCAAGGCCGACGGGCAGTGGCAGATCACCGCGACGGCCCTGGACGCCCGCGGGGACGAACTCCTGAGCTACGCCAAGGTCCACCTTTTTGGCCCGGAGGAGCGCAAGGCGTTCAGCCCCGCGGAAGCAGCCCCCGCCGTCGTCGATTTGGGTGGCATCAAGACCTCGCTTGCCATCTGCTACGACGTGGAATTCCCCGAAACGGTGCGCGCGGCGGCCGCGGCCGGCGCCGACCTGCTCCTGGTTCCCACGGCGCTGGCCCACGGCTTCGAATCGGTGCCGCAGGTGCTGCTGCGGGCGCGCGCACTGGAGAGCCAGCTGACGGTGGCATATGCCAACCACTCCGGGGACGAGGACGGCTGCACTTTCCTGGGCGGAAGCGTCATTGCCGGTCCCGACGGCGAACTGCTCGCCGCTGCCGGGCCCCACCCGGAACTGCTGTACGCGGAGGTCAGTGCCGAGGCGGCCAGCCAGGCACGCGATGCCGTCCCCTATCTGCGCGAACGGCGCCCGGATGTTTACCGCGCCTGGGAGGAGAGCGGCAGCGAGGAGACCGGCGGCGCCGCAAAGCGTTCATAGGCGCAGCTACGTGGCGGGCAGCTCGTCCACGTACTGCAGCGCGATCCAGAGTTCGGCCCTGACCTGCGCCTGGTTCAGATCGGTGTCCAACAGTTCGGCCACAGCGTTGATCTGCCGCCGGACGCTGTTGCGGTGCAGTCCCAGCGCCTTGGCGGTGGCATCCCAGTTCCCGTTCTCGCCGAGCCATGCCCTCAGCACGGACAGGTGCGCGGTCCGGCGGTCGCTGTCCTGGCTGAGCACCGGCTCCAGCAGCCGGCCAGCCAGCATGGTTCCGGCTTCACGACCCAGCAGTCCGGCGACCGTCCACGTCACTTCACCCACCCTGGCGCTCTTGCCGGTAGTCTGGACGCGCTGTCGCAGCGCCGTCACCCGCTGGTCGGCGCTGCTCAGATCCGTGAGCTCGGTGGCGTCCCCGATGACCAGCCGCCACCCCAGCTTCTCGACTTCGCCCAGCAATGCGTCGTCCACCCTGAGCCGGGTGATGGCGGCGAAGCCGTAGTCCGTGAGCTCCACGAGCTTGGTGTCGAACAGGCGGCGCCACTGCAGCAGCTCCCGCACCGGGCTGTCGCCGGCGCGCCCGGCGGCCTGATCAGCCTTGACGCCCTGCACGACCCGCAGCGGCGTGGAACGGGTAGAGGAGGTGCTTTGGGCCAGCAGGTCCCGGAGGCCGTTGATGTGCCGCGTTCCACCGCTGGCAAGGCTGTCCGGGTGGAGCAGCAGGGCGGTGGCCAGCTGGCTGGGTGCCAGGGAGCCGCTGGTCCGCTGGCGGACCAGCAGTTCCAGGAGTCCGACGCCGGATGAGACCACGCTGTTCTGCGACGGCGTCAGGGGCGCATCCGTGCCCAGGATCAGCGCACCAAGGTTTGCGTCGCGGGTGCTGCGCAGGGGATGGCCGAACACGAGCGCCGAGCCCGGGACGTCGAAGGAATCCATTTCCACGCGGGGGCCGCTCCCGCCCAGGAGCCGGTCCAGGATCTGCCGTAGGGCGGAAAGCTCGACGCCGGAGCCCGCCCGTGCGCGGACCCTTCCGTCCGCCCCGACCAGCACAGCCCATACCGGGAGACGCTGGGTCAGGGCGGCCAGGAGTTCATGCTCGGGGCGGGCGGAGAGGACCGCGCGCATCAGCTGCCTGTTGGTGTCCGCCAACTGCCTGAACAGCTTGGCGTTGTCCGATTCCAGGAGCTGCGAGAACTCGAGCCCGATGGCCGCGAAGGGCACCGTGCTGGGCACCTCCACCAGGGTCAGGTTGTGCCGGATGCAGGCATCTACCAGCGTGTCCGGCACGGCAGTGAAGTAGGGCTCGAGGCCGAAGCCCAACGCGCCCACCCGGGCTTCCACCAAGCGCCGAACATAGGCATCGACCCGTGCCCGGTCACCTGCCTCCCCAACGAACGGCAGCCCGGCCGTGAGGAGGAACTCGCCGTCGAGCAGATACGGGGTGGGGTCCTCAAGCTCACTGGGCTCGACCCAGCGCAGCAGGCCGGAACCGTTGCCGCCGTCGTGAAGAACTTTCAACGCCGGCGGCAACTTGTCCAGGAACTGTTCCAGCGTGACGACACTCAACCGCTCGGCCCCATTCCCGTTGCCTGTCCCTCCGGCCGCCCCTGATGCCGTTGCGGGGGCCTCACGCGACATGAGGCACACCGTCTTCGGGGTCCTCGTAATCGGGGCACTCGTACGCCCTGGGCAGCCGCGGCGCTATCCGGTTGATGATTTCGTCGCCGTGGCTGCCGATCGCCGCCCCCCAATCGTCCGCGCTCGCAGCCCCGCTGTTCGGATCGCCAAACAGCACGGCGGTGTCGCCGACAGAAACGCCGCCCGCTTCGGGACCAAGATCCACCATGAATTGGTCCATGCACACCTTGCCGATCACGGGAACCCGCCTGCCACCCAGCTGGACGACGCTGCGCCCCGAAATGCCTTTCGGAATGCCGTCCGCATAGCCC from Arthrobacter globiformis harbors:
- the mmsA gene encoding multiple monosaccharide ABC transporter ATP-binding protein; amino-acid sequence: MTSLNTQSEPVLLEMRSITKEFPGVKALSDVNLVVKAGEIHAICGENGAGKSTLMKVLSGVYPYGSYNGDIVYQNEVQQFKDIRASEHAGIVIIHQELALIPELSITENIFLGNEPVKRGVIDWAEARTRSRELLARVGLREDPDTPIKEIGVGKQQLVEIAKALNKSVKLLILDEPTAALNESDSQHLLDLILGLKGRGITSIIISHKLNEIEQIADSITIIRDGKSIETLNVKADGVDEDRIIKGMVGRTLESRFPDHEPKIGDVLFEVKNWTVGHPQVQDRLVCKGSNFFVRRGEIVGFAGLMGAGRTELARSVFGRSYGRFISGQIYKNGKELHLKNVKQAIDAGLGYVTEDRKSLGLNLLDDIKTTTVSAALGKISRHFVVDANKEFTVAEQYRKSLRTKTPSVEEGVAKLSGGNQQKVVLAKWMFTDPDLLILDEPTRGIDVGAKYEIYGIIQQLANQGKGVIVISSELPELLGLSDRIYTIFEGSITGVLNKDEASQESLMKLMTSARKTAA
- a CDS encoding ROK family transcriptional regulator; its protein translation is MPSPSRSTRSRTKNPGSQSALRHLNQQRIIECLLNGPSTQAELARQTGLSTATVSNIVKIMQDSGLASTEPITSSGRRALNVRLNSNGAVAVGIDFGRRHLRVVLASLSYHIIAEESVLLPLGHQAEQGIQAAVALLDKLLADSGVERSAVVGAGVGIPGPIDRRTSTVAQGAILPEWVGIDIQERLEEAFQFPIFIDNDSNLGALSEVTWGPHSGISNLLFMKIGSGIGAGLILNGNPYYGNVGITGEIGHATIHEHGLICRCGNRGCLETIASTTTMIELLSRGEERPLTPEDIVRKALSRDAATLRVVDDAGLAVGRALGNVANLINPEVIVVGGPLAGLGDILLDPIRRGLVRHAVPVIGETTTLTMSSLNDRAEALGAASLVFQHAGIRRT
- a CDS encoding nitrilase-related carbon-nitrogen hydrolase — protein: MKLALMQANSSVLDIEQNCAAIDRAAQRAAEAGAALLLTPELFPVGYAPLRVRAELDPETLPGIRRTLAGIAAARRIALVYSLPAVKADGQWQITATALDARGDELLSYAKVHLFGPEERKAFSPAEAAPAVVDLGGIKTSLAICYDVEFPETVRAAAAAGADLLLVPTALAHGFESVPQVLLRARALESQLTVAYANHSGDEDGCTFLGGSVIAGPDGELLAAAGPHPELLYAEVSAEAASQARDAVPYLRERRPDVYRAWEESGSEETGGAAKRS
- a CDS encoding PucR family transcriptional regulator is translated as MSREAPATASGAAGGTGNGNGAERLSVVTLEQFLDKLPPALKVLHDGGNGSGLLRWVEPSELEDPTPYLLDGEFLLTAGLPFVGEAGDRARVDAYVRRLVEARVGALGFGLEPYFTAVPDTLVDACIRHNLTLVEVPSTVPFAAIGLEFSQLLESDNAKLFRQLADTNRQLMRAVLSARPEHELLAALTQRLPVWAVLVGADGRVRARAGSGVELSALRQILDRLLGGSGPRVEMDSFDVPGSALVFGHPLRSTRDANLGALILGTDAPLTPSQNSVVSSGVGLLELLVRQRTSGSLAPSQLATALLLHPDSLASGGTRHINGLRDLLAQSTSSTRSTPLRVVQGVKADQAAGRAGDSPVRELLQWRRLFDTKLVELTDYGFAAITRLRVDDALLGEVEKLGWRLVIGDATELTDLSSADQRVTALRQRVQTTGKSARVGEVTWTVAGLLGREAGTMLAGRLLEPVLSQDSDRRTAHLSVLRAWLGENGNWDATAKALGLHRNSVRRQINAVAELLDTDLNQAQVRAELWIALQYVDELPAT